From the genome of Phyllostomus discolor isolate MPI-MPIP mPhyDis1 chromosome 12, mPhyDis1.pri.v3, whole genome shotgun sequence, one region includes:
- the IGFL4 gene encoding insulin growth factor-like family member 4 — translation MVPRIFVAVLVFRLLCSHSEGVPDTGQWMCQPAPKCGDEIYNPLEHCCDEGTVLPLNETRLCGPNCTFWPCFQHCCLETLDSQRQAVVRFKVPGTKSNCTSAPLTRICAQKYLPNKSSTRAGFIWTILRNTDTGHSRL, via the exons ATGGTGCCCAGGATCTTCG TTGCTGTCCTCGTTTTCAGACTCCTGTGCTCACACTCAGAAGGAGTCCCAG ATACTGGACAATGGATGTGCCAGCCAGCACCCAAGTGTGGGGATGAGATCTACAACCCCTTGGAGCACTGCTGTGATGAAGGGACTGTCCTGCCCTTGAATGAGACCCGCCTGTGTGGCCCCAACTGTACTTTCTGGCCCTGCTTCCAGCACTGCTGCCTGGAGACCTTGGACTCTCAGAGACAGGCTGTTGTGAGGTTTAAGGTCCCAGGCACAAAGTCCAACTGCACCTCTGCCCCCCTCACCAGGATCTGTGCTCAG aaatatcTGCCCAACAAGTCCTCTACCAGAGCTGGATTTATCTGGACCATCCTGAGGAACACAGACACAGGACACTCAAGACTGTGA